In Pseudomonas grandcourensis, the DNA window ATGATGGTCTGCATGATGGTGCTCTGGGTGGAGATGGTCTTGGCGTTCGCCTGGTAGTTGCTCTGCGCCTTGATCAGGTCGACCAGTTCGTTGGTCAGGTTGACGTTGGACTCTTCCAGGGAGTTGGAAACGATCGAACCCAGGGTGCCCGTCTCCGGCGCATCGTAGCCCGGAATACCCGAGCTGTAGGTTTCCTTCCAGCTGGTGCCACCCACCGGCTGCAGACCTTGTTCGTTGGTGAAACTGGCCAACGAAATCTGGCCGATTGGCTTGGTCTGGTTGTTGCTGAAGTTGGCCAGCAGTACGCCGCTGCCGTCGATGGTCAGGTTGGTGATCTGGCCAGTGGCATAACCGTTCTGCGATGGAATCGAACGCGCGGTGTCGGCGTTGAACTGGGTGGTGCTGCCCATGGCGATGGTCAGGCCCGCCGGATCGGCCGCCGCGCCGTTGGCTGTCCAGACACCGTTGGTGACGGTGCCCGGCGTCCAGTTGCTGATTTTCAGGTCATTGCTGGTGGTCGATGTTGCCGGGGTCGTCGGCGGCGTTACTGGCGTACTGACCGAAAGCAGTTTGCCGGATGTATCAAATGTCATGGTCGAAGCGATTGGATCAACTGCACCCGTGCCGGTAGGCGAGGAACCGTCCGGGTTACGGCCATCGATCAGGGTGTAGGTATCCCAAGTGTTCGGCCCGGTCTTGACCATGTATTGATCCATGGTGTGCTGGTTACCCTGAGTGTCGAAAATCGGGGTACTGAACTGCTTGGTGAAAGTTGCCTGTTTGGTCGGATCGAATTTGTTGGTGGCGACTGACTGATCAATCACCACGGCCGTAGAGTTCAGGTTGATCGTCGACGAAACGGTGCTGGTGGATTTCGGCGCCAGATTGGAGGTGTCGATCCGCAGGTCGGTCAACACGCCGTTGAGGATCTTGCCATTGGAGTCCACGCCATAACCCTGCAGACGGGCCGTACCGTCGCTGTTCGTCACGTAGCCATCCTTGTCGGTCTTGAACGTACCGGCACGGGTGTAGGTCAGCGAACCGTTGTTGCTCAGGACGAAGAAGCCATTGCCCTGGATACCCATGTCGAGCACGTTGCCGGTGTTGCTCACGTCACCCTGGCCGAATTGCTGGGAAATGTTGGACAGGCGCACGCCGTTGCCGACGGTCTTGCTGCCGGTGCCAAGGCGAGTTGCCGAGTACACATCTTCGAATTCTGCACGGGACGACTTGAAACCGGTGGTCGCGACGTTGGCGATGTTGTTGCCGGTCACGTCCAGTTGTTTGTTGGATGCAAAGAGACCGCTAAGGCCGATATTAAAAGACATAATCCACTCCTTTGTGCCGGGTTAGTCGGCCTTACATGCCAATGGTTTGTACTTTGGACAGAGCGACAGTGCCCAGCCCGGCCAGATTGAGCATCAACTCACCGCCAGTCTGGCTGATCGTCACGCTGTTGACGGTCGCTGGCAGGTTGGTGATCAGCGCCACGGACTTCCCGTCGATCGTGCTGGTAGCGCCGAAGGTGTAAGTGCCTGCAGCTACCGTTTCGCCCGCGTCATTCTTGCCGTCCCAGATGAAACTGGCGTTGCCTGCTTTCTGAGCGCCCAGGTCGATGGTGCGTACGGTCTTGCCGCTCGCATCAGTGATCTTCAGGGTGGTGGCGGCCACCGACGATGGCACCACCACCGTACCGCTGAGGCTCTTCGACGTGTCGACCACAGCCTTGTCACCGGGTGCAATGACCGAACGCCCCACAAGCGACGAAGCCTGTAATGCCTGGGACGAGTTGTAGTTGCTGGCCAGCCCGCTCACGGTGTCGTTGAGCGAGGTGATGCCTTCCAGGCTGCTGAACTGCGCCAACTGGGCCACGAAAGCACCGTTGTCTTGCGGCTCCAGCGGGTTCTGGTTTTTCAGCTGGGTCACCAGCAACTGCAGGAATGCATCCTTGCCCAAGGCTTTGTTGCCCGTGGCGCTGCCGGTTGCCGACGCGAGGCCGTCAGTCGTGGAGGTGGTCTTGACCGAAGAATTGGCCAGGATATCCTTGAGGCTCAAACCACTGGTGGAATCGGTAACACTCATCTGAGTCGCCCCTTATCACTGACCGAGGGTCAGGACCTTCTGCATCATGGTTTTGGCGGTGTTCATCATTTCGGCGTTGGTCTGGAACGAACGGCTCGCGGAAATCATGTCGGCCATTTCCTCCACCACGTTGACGTTCGGGTAGTAGACGTAACCCTTGGCATCGGCCGCCGGATGGTTCGGCTCGTAGCGCGCTTCAAGATTGCTCTGGTCTTCGACCACACCCAGCACCTGAACACCCTGACCGGCGGCGTCCTGGCTCTGGAACAGCGAATCGCTGCCGCCGCTCTGCCCGCCCTGGAACATGGTGGCGAATACCGGGTGGCGCGCACGGTAGGTCTGGTCGATGCTCGACGAGACTGTCTCGGCGTTGGCGATGTTCGAAGCGACGGTGTTCAAACGCGTGGTCTGCGCACTCATGCCGCTACCGGCAATGTTGAAAACACTGGATAGAGACATGGCTTACTCTCCGCGCAGGGCTGACACCAGCCCTTTGAATTTGCTGTTGAGCAGGGTGAAGCTGGCCTGGAAGCCGATCGCGTTTTCCGCGTAGTTCGACTGCTCCAGCTGAGCATCCACCGTGTTCTGGTCGATCGACGGTTGCATCGGCGTGCGATACAGCAACGATTCGTCGCCATTGCCCAGGCCTTCAGCCTCGATATGACGGCTGTTGGTCATGTTCAAGGCGAAGGTGCCGCTTTTGGTTTTCTCGTTCTGCTCGGCGAGCACTTTCGAGAAGTCCAGGTCCCGAGCCTTGTAGTTCGGGGTATCGGCGTTGGCGATGTTGTTGGCCAGGACTTCGGCACGCTGGGCGCGGAAGCCCAGGGCTTGTTCGTGGATACCGAGCGCTTTATCGAAGCTGATGCTCATGTCGGGAAACCTTCGGGTGACCTGATTTTTCGTAGGATCAACTTAGCAAGCCCCATGCCAATTCAAAAAGCCCCGAAAACCGGGGCTTTGCCGGCCATGGCAACGCGGCAATGCCAGAAAAGCGGCAACGGTTTTCCGCCGGATGCCGCTTTTCTGCCGCTTGGGTCCCATCTCACCAACACCACCGAACAACTGTTGTAGGAGTGAGCCTGCTCGCGATGACGGTGTATCAGTCACCGGATATGTCGAATGTGAAACCGCTATCGCGAGCAGGCTCACTCCTACAGGGGATTTGTGGTGTGCAGGAGGGATAATTCAGGCATAAAAAAACGGGAGCCCCTGAGGACTCCCGTTTTTTGACAACACCAGAAAAATCACTTCGCCTGGTAAATGATCCCCGGGCTGCACTGAACCATCTGATAATGATCCGGCAAACCGTTCAGCGCTTCGGAAGCACCGAGGAACAGGTAACCACCCGGCTTCAACGTGCTGTGGATGCGCAACAGGATGTCCTTCTTCACCTCGGCGGAGAAGTAGATCAATACGTTGCGGCAAAACACGATATCGAACTTGCCGAGGCTCGCGTAGCTGTCCAGCAGGTTGAACGAACGGAATTCCACACGGCTCTTGATCGGCGCCTTGATCGCCCAGCGCCCCGGCCCTTTCGGATCGAAATAACGCTGCAGGCGCTCGGGCGACAGACCGCGGCCGATGGCCAGGCTGTCGTACTCGCCGGTCTTGCAGTTGTTCAGCATGGTGCCGGACAGGTCGGTGGCAACAATCTGCACCCCCATCCGTAACTGGCCCAGGTTCACCCGCTCGAACTCGTCGATGGACATCGACAGCGAATACGGTTCCTGGCCCGACGAGCACGCTGCCGACCAGATGCGCAGGCGCTGGCCGGGACTGGCCTTGATCGCTTCGGGCAGTACCTTGTTCTTCAAGACTTCAAACGGGTAGGTGTCACGAAACCACAAGGTTTCGTTGGTGGTCATGGCATCGACCACCTGCTCGCGCAACCCGCTGCGCGGCTGGGTCTGCATGCGCTGAACCAGTTCCCCCAAAGACTTGATGCCTTGCTGTTCCATCAGTTTGTTGAGACGGCTGGAGACCAGGTACTGCTTGTTTTCACCGAGCAAAATGCCACAGGCTTTTTCCAGGAATACCCGGAACTGTTCGAAATCCAAATTACCCGTAGACAATGATGCCGCCTCTTAAATCGTGTTGACTGCCAGGGGCACGGGCCCCTAGCTGATATCTGCTGCTTTGATCCGGTCGACTACCCGGGATGCCAGGTCATCAGGACGGAACTTGGCAAGGAAGTCATCGGCACCGACCTTCTTGACCATCGCCTGATTGAATACCCCCGACAACGAAGTATGCAGGATGATATGAAGCTTTTGCATGCGCGGGTCGTTGCGGATTTCCGCCGTCAGGGTGTACCCGTCCATCTCCGGCATCTCGATGTCGGAGATCATCATCAGGAACTCTTCTTCCGGCTTCTTGCCCTCGTCGACCAGCTTGCGCAAGTAGTCCAGCGCTTGCCGGCCGTCGTTCAACGCCACCACTTCGACGCCGACCGTTTGCAGGCAACGCGTGACCTGCTTGCGCGCCACCGATGAGTCGTCGACCGTCAGCACGCGCAACGAAAGCGCCTTGTGCTGGGTTTCGACATCCACCACACCGACGGAAATCGCTTCCGGCGTCGGCGCCACTTCCGCCAACACCTTCTCGACGTCGATGATTTCGACCAACTGATTGTCGACCCGCGTCACCGCCGTCAGGTAGTGATCGCGTCCGGTGCCCTTGGGCGGTGGATGGATCTCCTCCCAGTTCATGTTGACGATGCGCTCCACCGAGCGCACCAGGAAACCCTGGGTCTTGGTGTTGTACTCCGTGATGATCACGAAGGGGTTGTTCTTGTCCTTCAACGCGCCGGAGCCGGTCGCCATCGCCAGATCAAGGATCGGAATGGTCGCCCCCCGGATGTTCGCCACGCCGCACACGACAGGACTGGATTTGGGCATCAGCGTCAGTTTGGGGCATTGCAGCACCTCCCGAACCTTGAATACGTTGATCCCGTACAGCTGCTGGCCGTCGAGACGGAACAACAACAGCTCAAGGCGATTCTGCCCCACCAGTTGCGTGCGCTGGTTTACCGAATCCATTACACCAGCCATGCCCAGACTCCTACGCCAACGCCAAGTGTTGTTGCGACGCGCCTTCATCACTAAACGGCACGGCGCTTGCTTTTTTAATCGTTATGAACACAGAACCGACATTTTTTCGACGCCTGACCACCCCCTACCGCAAGTTGCTCGGCGTGCTGGCGGCTGTTTGCCTGCTCAACACTGGCAGCCCTGCCCTTGCTGACGCGGTTACCTTGCCTGACATGCTTATCGGCGTCACTCAGGGCTTTCTTGAATTCACCGTAGAAGACTATCTGGCTACCAGTCAAACGGAAGGTCGCTACGAGATCCAGGTCAACCCGCTCGATCCGCGCATGCACATGCCCATGTGCGACAAGGAATTGACAGCAACGCTCGAGAGTCCCAAGCCGCTGGGACGGGTCACGGTCAAGGTTCGCTGCGAGGGCGCGTCCCCCTGGACGGTGTTCGTACCCGCTCAAGTCCGCCTGTTTCGCGATGTCGTGACCAGCGCCCGGCCACTGCGCCGCGCCGCCATTGTCGAGCCTGAGGATGTGGTCCTGCGCGAGCGCGATATCAGCCTCATCAGCCAGGGTTACCTGACCTCCCTGGATCAGGCGATCGGGCAGCGACTGACCCGACCAATGGTCGCCGACCAGGTGATTACCCTGGTGCATATCGAACAGGCCGAGGTCATCCGCAAGGGCGATCAGGTGGTGATCACCGCCCGTAGCGGTACCCTCAGCGTGCGCATGCCGGGCGAAGCACTGTCAAACGGCAGCCTGAGCGAACAGATCCGGGTGAAAAACCTCAATTCCCAACGAGTCATCAAGGCGCAGGTCATGGCGCCGGGGCAGGTGGAAGTGTCCATGTAAGGCGCTCTGTTCATCTGAATGTGGCGCTTGCCGCGGCGGTTCCCTAGACTGTGTTCCATGCACGGCAAGCGCTGGCGCGCGCAAGGTTCATTGATAAATGAGCCTAAAGTTTTCCAGGGAATGGCCGAAACCATGGCAAGCGTCCAAATTCCCAGAGGTTTTTTTATCATGGTCATCGATTTCAGCCGTTTGAACAGCTCCTCGTCCCTTACGGGCAGTACACGTACCAGCGCCAGCAAGGAAAGTGCCGAGGCCGGCAAATCCGCGCCGCTGGAGTCCGCGGCCGAACAGGCCGGTACCGTCAAAAGCGGGGAATCGGTACATCTCAGCAATGAGGCTCAACAGTTGCAGAAGGTCACTGACAAGCTGCGCGATCAGCCTGCCGTCGACAACGCCCGCGTGGCCGAGTTGAAAGCAGCGATTGCCGATGGCAGCTATAAAGTCGACAGCAACCGCGTAGCCAGCAAACTGCTCAACTTCGAAGCCCAGCGCTAGGCCACCGCCGGCGCCAGGCTTTTGGACGCTTAAAACCCAAGGCCAGCCATGCACGACACTAATTTACTGCAACTGATCACCGACGACTTTGCTCCAGCGCAACACCTGCTGGAATTACTGCAGACCGAATCCCTCGCATTGCATGGCCGCGACATGCCATTGCTCGAGAACATCCTGGCGCAGAAACAGGCATTGATCGTTTTGCTCGAACAGCATGGCCGCAAGCGCAGTGAAATCCTCGCCAGCCTGAACCTGCCAACCAACCGTGGCGGTCTGGAACAATTGGCCGACCAGTCGAGCATTGGCGAGCAGTTGCTGGCACAAAGTGACGTGCTGACCGATCTCCTGGCCCAGTGCCAGGCCATCAATGCCAACAATGGCCAGTCGATCCTCATTCAGCAGGCAGCGACGGCCACCCAGCTGAAAATCCTCACCGGCGGTGAAACCCCGGCGCTTTACGATGCCAGCGGAACATTCTCCAAGCTTGCCAAGCCGCGCCAGCTCAGTCAGGCATAAGCCGGTCAATGCCCCCGCTCTATCAAGACGCGCAACATACTGGCAAACTGATAGCCTGCCGTAGTCAAATTTTGTCTGGAGATTGATTAACCGTGTCCAATGCCTTATCCGTGGATGATGCTCCGCAGCCACCCAAGGTGCTCTCCACGCCCTTGGAAATCTCCAGCAACCTGCGCCAGCTGCTCGAAAGCCATGACCCGCTGATCATCACGTTCCACGAGCGCAGCCAGCGCTTCCAGAGCTACCTGGTGGACCTGGACCGTGACAGCAACATGATTGCCCTGGACGAAATGATTCCCCGTGACGGCGAGCGTTACCTGCTGGCGGGCGAACCGTTCAGGGTCGAAGGCTTCCACGAAGGCGTGCGCATCGCCTGGGAAAGCAACGGCCAGTTGAACATCGACGAATCCGCTGGCAGTCGCTGCTATCGCGGCTCCCTGCCCGATGAAGTGGTGTACCACCAGCGCCGCAATGCGTTCCGCGCCGCGCTGAAACTGGCACAACTGGTCAACGTCAATCTCGACGGCGAAAAGCTCAAGGCGCCGATCAGCGGCAAGCTGCTGGATATTTCCGCTACCGGCTGCAAACTGCGCTTCGACGGCGACATCACCGGCAGCCTGCAACTGGGTCAGGTCTACGACCGTTTCAACGCCGACCTGCCCTTTGGCAAGATGACCGCGCCGGTCGAGTTGCGTTATCTGCACTTCGAAGAAAGGATTTCCACCACCTTCGCCGGCATTCGCTTCCACAACATGAGCGGGCTGGTGCAGCGTCAGGTCGAACGCTTCGTCTACCAGTTGCAACGCGAAGCACGCCGCTTCGACAAAGACGACATGTAATAGAGCGGCAACAAAAAACGGGCAGTCCCTTGCGGAGACTGCCCGTTTTTTTGTGCCCCGGTTTTATGGCCTGGCCTCGGTAAAGCTCTGCTCGCGGCCCGAGTCAGGATCTTCTGGTGGCTCATCGGAATCAGGCCCAGATTCCGGTTCGGCTGGCGGCTCCGGATTCACCGGATTGCACATCTGATCCTGCACCACCTGTTCATCGACACGCGGGTCCAGGCAGGCCACCAGTGGCGAACTTGTCATATTGTCCGGCATGGCCACGTGATGCAGCGGTGCGTCGTCTACCTGATGCAGGTTGGTCACCGCTTTCGGGCGAATCCGCCATACCAGCACCAACGCAAAGAAACTGAAGAAGGCATAGAGCATCTGGCTGCCGAACAGCTTCATCAGCACGCCTGCCACCAGTGGCCCGATACTCGCGCCAACGCCGTAGGTCACCAGCAACATTGCCGTCAGGGACACCCGGCGATCGCCTTCGACATGGTCATTGGAGAACGCCACCGCCAACGGATACAGGCAGAACTGCACCAGCGAACAGAGGAACCCGGCGATGAACAATACCTCCAGCGGCACCTGCGGCATGATCGCCAGCGGCAGGGCAGCCAGTGCCAGGCTGAACGCGAAACTGCGGATCAACACGGCCCGATCGTAGCGGTCGGACAACCAGCCCAACGGCCACTGCACCAGCAGCCCGGCAAAAATGCAGCTACCCATGAACAGACCGACCTGCTCGGTGGACAACCCTTGCTGCGAGGCATACAGCGGCGCCAGACCGTAGAACGAACCGACGATCAGGCCTGCCCCGAGCACCGTGCTCAGTGACTGCGGCACGCGCTTGATAAAGAACCGTGGTTCCATCGGTGCCGGATGCAACGGTGCCGGGTGAATCCGTCGGGTCAGGGCCACGGGTACCAGACACAACGCGAAACACAGGGCGACCAACATCAGCAATTCAAGCCCCAGCCCTGGGTGCATGACCAGAATCAACTGCCCCAGCACCAACCCCAGGTACGAAGCGATCATGTAGCCGCTGAAGACCATGCCGCGCTGATTGGCATCGGCCTGCTCATTGAGCCAGCTCTCGATCACCATGTACTGGCACATCATGCCGAGGCCGACGATCACCCGCAAAAACAGCCAGGCCGG includes these proteins:
- a CDS encoding chemotaxis protein CheV, which codes for MAGVMDSVNQRTQLVGQNRLELLLFRLDGQQLYGINVFKVREVLQCPKLTLMPKSSPVVCGVANIRGATIPILDLAMATGSGALKDKNNPFVIITEYNTKTQGFLVRSVERIVNMNWEEIHPPPKGTGRDHYLTAVTRVDNQLVEIIDVEKVLAEVAPTPEAISVGVVDVETQHKALSLRVLTVDDSSVARKQVTRCLQTVGVEVVALNDGRQALDYLRKLVDEGKKPEEEFLMMISDIEMPEMDGYTLTAEIRNDPRMQKLHIILHTSLSGVFNQAMVKKVGADDFLAKFRPDDLASRVVDRIKAADIS
- the flgD gene encoding flagellar hook assembly protein FlgD, yielding MSVTDSTSGLSLKDILANSSVKTTSTTDGLASATGSATGNKALGKDAFLQLLVTQLKNQNPLEPQDNGAFVAQLAQFSSLEGITSLNDTVSGLASNYNSSQALQASSLVGRSVIAPGDKAVVDTSKSLSGTVVVPSSVAATTLKITDASGKTVRTIDLGAQKAGNASFIWDGKNDAGETVAAGTYTFGATSTIDGKSVALITNLPATVNSVTISQTGGELMLNLAGLGTVALSKVQTIGM
- the cheR gene encoding protein-glutamate O-methyltransferase CheR, translating into MSTGNLDFEQFRVFLEKACGILLGENKQYLVSSRLNKLMEQQGIKSLGELVQRMQTQPRSGLREQVVDAMTTNETLWFRDTYPFEVLKNKVLPEAIKASPGQRLRIWSAACSSGQEPYSLSMSIDEFERVNLGQLRMGVQIVATDLSGTMLNNCKTGEYDSLAIGRGLSPERLQRYFDPKGPGRWAIKAPIKSRVEFRSFNLLDSYASLGKFDIVFCRNVLIYFSAEVKKDILLRIHSTLKPGGYLFLGASEALNGLPDHYQMVQCSPGIIYQAK
- the flgA gene encoding flagellar basal body P-ring formation chaperone FlgA; this translates as MNTEPTFFRRLTTPYRKLLGVLAAVCLLNTGSPALADAVTLPDMLIGVTQGFLEFTVEDYLATSQTEGRYEIQVNPLDPRMHMPMCDKELTATLESPKPLGRVTVKVRCEGASPWTVFVPAQVRLFRDVVTSARPLRRAAIVEPEDVVLRERDISLISQGYLTSLDQAIGQRLTRPMVADQVITLVHIEQAEVIRKGDQVVITARSGTLSVRMPGEALSNGSLSEQIRVKNLNSQRVIKAQVMAPGQVEVSM
- the flgE gene encoding flagellar hook protein FlgE, yielding MSFNIGLSGLFASNKQLDVTGNNIANVATTGFKSSRAEFEDVYSATRLGTGSKTVGNGVRLSNISQQFGQGDVSNTGNVLDMGIQGNGFFVLSNNGSLTYTRAGTFKTDKDGYVTNSDGTARLQGYGVDSNGKILNGVLTDLRIDTSNLAPKSTSTVSSTINLNSTAVVIDQSVATNKFDPTKQATFTKQFSTPIFDTQGNQHTMDQYMVKTGPNTWDTYTLIDGRNPDGSSPTGTGAVDPIASTMTFDTSGKLLSVSTPVTPPTTPATSTTSNDLKISNWTPGTVTNGVWTANGAAADPAGLTIAMGSTTQFNADTARSIPSQNGYATGQITNLTIDGSGVLLANFSNNQTKPIGQISLASFTNEQGLQPVGGTSWKETYSSGIPGYDAPETGTLGSIVSNSLEESNVNLTNELVDLIKAQSNYQANAKTISTQSTIMQTIIQMT
- a CDS encoding MFS transporter — its product is MRQIWKSFRALYFASLMMLIGSGLLSTYLALRLAADHVDSLWVGALMAANYFGLVLGGKIGHRLIARVGHIRAYSACAGIVGAAVLGHGLVDWLPAWLFLRVIVGLGMMCQYMVIESWLNEQADANQRGMVFSGYMIASYLGLVLGQLILVMHPGLGLELLMLVALCFALCLVPVALTRRIHPAPLHPAPMEPRFFIKRVPQSLSTVLGAGLIVGSFYGLAPLYASQQGLSTEQVGLFMGSCIFAGLLVQWPLGWLSDRYDRAVLIRSFAFSLALAALPLAIMPQVPLEVLFIAGFLCSLVQFCLYPLAVAFSNDHVEGDRRVSLTAMLLVTYGVGASIGPLVAGVLMKLFGSQMLYAFFSFFALVLVWRIRPKAVTNLHQVDDAPLHHVAMPDNMTSSPLVACLDPRVDEQVVQDQMCNPVNPEPPAEPESGPDSDEPPEDPDSGREQSFTEARP
- the flgM gene encoding flagellar biosynthesis anti-sigma factor FlgM, with the protein product MVIDFSRLNSSSSLTGSTRTSASKESAEAGKSAPLESAAEQAGTVKSGESVHLSNEAQQLQKVTDKLRDQPAVDNARVAELKAAIADGSYKVDSNRVASKLLNFEAQR
- a CDS encoding flagellar regulator YcgR PilZN domain-containing protein, whose product is MSNALSVDDAPQPPKVLSTPLEISSNLRQLLESHDPLIITFHERSQRFQSYLVDLDRDSNMIALDEMIPRDGERYLLAGEPFRVEGFHEGVRIAWESNGQLNIDESAGSRCYRGSLPDEVVYHQRRNAFRAALKLAQLVNVNLDGEKLKAPISGKLLDISATGCKLRFDGDITGSLQLGQVYDRFNADLPFGKMTAPVELRYLHFEERISTTFAGIRFHNMSGLVQRQVERFVYQLQREARRFDKDDM
- a CDS encoding flagellar protein FlgN, which codes for MHDTNLLQLITDDFAPAQHLLELLQTESLALHGRDMPLLENILAQKQALIVLLEQHGRKRSEILASLNLPTNRGGLEQLADQSSIGEQLLAQSDVLTDLLAQCQAINANNGQSILIQQAATATQLKILTGGETPALYDASGTFSKLAKPRQLSQA
- the flgB gene encoding flagellar basal body rod protein FlgB → MSISFDKALGIHEQALGFRAQRAEVLANNIANADTPNYKARDLDFSKVLAEQNEKTKSGTFALNMTNSRHIEAEGLGNGDESLLYRTPMQPSIDQNTVDAQLEQSNYAENAIGFQASFTLLNSKFKGLVSALRGE
- the flgC gene encoding flagellar basal body rod protein FlgC, producing MSLSSVFNIAGSGMSAQTTRLNTVASNIANAETVSSSIDQTYRARHPVFATMFQGGQSGGSDSLFQSQDAAGQGVQVLGVVEDQSNLEARYEPNHPAADAKGYVYYPNVNVVEEMADMISASRSFQTNAEMMNTAKTMMQKVLTLGQ